A window of the Candida orthopsilosis Co 90-125, chromosome 1 draft sequence genome harbors these coding sequences:
- a CDS encoding Met1 uroporphyrin-3 C-methyltransferase (involved in methionine biosynthesis), whose amino-acid sequence MTNLLTSLNIRGEKILLIGYSNVTNLRINSIIESHAYPILVIPEDFTIPTSVKQHQTSGKLVVIDDSEYASNIGHYLTKIGRSEVDEVIDRVFVTLPQHQMNLKEEIFRRCKRLRIPINTTDSPQFSSFTLLSSFTHGDFQLGVTTNGKGCKLASRLKREIVNKLPSDIDLICDKVGELRRQIQIEDEVDFDIGDDDDDSVNTHKFNSLVQEFNQTQEEIKGRRNRWLSQIVEYYPLSKLATLSIEDLRFAYDKYKRDNKQEVECELSPKKGKIALVGSGPGSVALLTLGALQTIHQADLILADKLVPQEVLDLIPKNHGPELFIARKFPGNAERAQEELLTLGLQALQKGKFVLRLKQGDPYIFGRGGEEYNYFAEHGYEPIVIPGISSALAAPVVAGIPMTHREVADQVLICTGTGRKGAVPNLPSFVPSRTTIFLMALHRIVELIPVLIEEKGWLPDLPVAIVERASCPDQRVIRTTLAKLGEAVESCGSRPPGLLVTGYACELIHKNLNLKNWLVSEGFQYDFNNYKISVA is encoded by the coding sequence ATGACTAATCTACTAACATCATTAAATATTCGAGGGGAGAAGATACTACTAATCGGATATTCAAATGTGACCAATCTACGAATCAACTCAATAATAGAGTCTCATGCATACCCCATACTTGTGATTCCTGAAGACTTTACTATACCAACGAGCGTCAAACAACATCAAACCAGTGGTAAATTAGTGGTGATTGATGACTCAGAATATGCATCTAATATTGGTCATTACCTAACAAAGATAGGGCGCCTGGAAGTGGATGAGGTCATAGATCGAGTGTTTGTTACTCTTCCCCAACATCAAATGAACTTAAAGGAGGAAATTTTCAGGCGTTGTAAACGATTAAGAATACCAATAAATACGACAGACTCGCCACAGTTTAGCTCATTTACGCTATTGTCCTCATTCACGCATGGTGATTTCCAGCTTGGAGTTacaacaaatggaaaaggTTGCAAATTAGCATCAAGGTTGAAAAGGGAAATAGTCAACAAATTGCCAAGTGATATAGATCTCATTTGTGACAAGGTTGGGGAATTGCGCCGAcagattcaaattgaagatgaggtAGACTTTGACATTGGAGACGACGACGATGACTCTGTAAATACACACAAATTTAATTCATTAGTTCAAGAGTTTAACCAAAcacaagaagaaatcaagGGAAGGAGGAATCGATGGCTATCACAAATTGTCGAATATTATCCATTATCGAAATTGGCTACATTATCCATTGAAGATCTACGTTTTGCCTACGATAAATACAAGCGTGATAATAAGCAAGAAGTCGAATGCGAATTGCTGCCTAAGAAGGGCAAAATTGCACTTGTTGGAAGCGGACCTGGGTCAGTGGCCTTATTAACTTTGGGAGCGTTGCAGACCATTCACCAAGCTGATTTAATCTTAGCTGACAAGTTGGTTCCGCAAGAAGTCCTTGATCTCATACCGAAAAATCATGGTCCAGAATTGTTTATTGCTCGAAAATTTCCTGGAAATGCTGAACGTGCTCAAGAAGAGCTATTAACATTGGGCTTACAAGCTCTCCAAAAGGGAAAGTTTGTTTTGCGATTGAAACAAGGAGATCCATACATATTTGGACGTGGAGGAGAAGAGTACAACTACTTTGCGGAGCATGGGTATGAACCAATTGTTATTCCAGGAATTTCATCAGCATTGGCGGCGCCAGTAGTTGCTGGTATACCAATGACACATAGAGAAGTTGCTGATCAAGTATTAATCTGCACTGGTACCGGTAGAAAGGGTGCCGTACCCAACTTACCTTCATTTGTACCCAGTCGAACAACAATCTTCCTTATGGCATTGCATAGAATTGTTGAGTTAATTCCAGTATTAATTGAAGAGAAAGGATGGCTACCAGACTTGCCTGTGGCCATAGTTGAACGTGCAAGCTGTCCTGACCAGCGTGTAATTCGCACAACCTTGGCGAAACTTGGAGAAGCAGTGGAACTGTGTGGATCAAGACCACCTGGGTTATTAGTCACAGGATATGCATGTGAATTGATTCATAAAAACCTCAACCTCAAAAATTGGTTAGTCTCTGAAGGCTTCCAATATGACTTTAATAACTACAAAATATCTGTAGCATAG
- a CDS encoding Yor051c protein (S. cerevisiae homolog YOR051C has in translational termination and localizes to nucleus): MAKRILGLSKAAKAKKQKTENEPIGNEKGQSEDSSNQLTVELPEEVDADDEISQLKGLYKAYTNSDRDNELIVNGIIHECDRLLRNQEEGSSLPATFYKIYSIALSELANFHTDDVKQIKEYFDASLDRIESGLEKHPDDVELLFTRSKILINQIVLQYVSQLKLSSEVSEANVKELLDTALKVYESAELKAGELSQFEAFNNDEYFDILEAVDDLLDIVDNFGKEEVENEEDKESKDKDNETHEVDDEDEEEEIELDGTHPLYPIQNTDEYNQWWRDHTVKYLDNLNKIASPSESLLREVNQRLGQSYLQESEIPTNVYTSLKYDEDYAGLEELEGLSIDQAQEIAKNLINKALEHLKKAEDKEEPESWVNIAEAMITLGNLYDLDSKEQEKLYDEAETILKKANNATNGRYQDVLENLLAN; encoded by the coding sequence ATGGCCAAACGTATCTTAGGATTGAGCAAAGCAGCCAAAGCtaagaaacaaaaaaccGAAAATGAACCGATTGGTAATGAAAAGGGTCAATCTGAAGACTCATCGAACCAATTGACAGTGGAGCTACCCGAAGAAGTCgatgctgatgatgaaatttctcaattgaaagGTCTCTACAAAGCATACACAAACTCAGATCGCGATAATGAGCTAATAGTCAATGGAATCATTCACGAGTGTGATCGATTGTTACGTAATCAAGAAGAAGGTTCATCATTACCAGCCACCTTCTACAAAATTTACTCCATTGCCTTGAGCGAACTTGCCAATTTCCACACTGACGATgtcaaacaaatcaagGAATATTTTGATGCTAGTTTGGACAGAATAGAAAGTGGGTTAGAAAAGCATcctgatgatgttgaattgttgtttacTCGTTCAAAGATTttaatcaatcaaatcgTCTTGCAGTATGTTTcacaattgaagttgagcAGTGAAGTCAGCGAGGCAAACGTTAAGGAATTATTGGACACTGCGTTGAAGGTGTACGAACTGGCTGAACTAAAAGCAGGTGAATTGTCCCAATTTGAAGCCttcaataatgatgaatatttcGACATTTTAGAAGCAGTCGATGATTTGTTGGATATAGTGGACAATTTCGgtaaagaagaagttgaaaatgaagaagataagGAAAGCAAAGACAAGGATAATGAAACTCACGAGGTcgatgatgaagacgaagaagaagaaattgaattggatggGACTCATCCATTATATCCAATCCAAAACACCGACGAATATAATCAATGGTGGAGAGATCATACAGTTAAATACCTcgataatttgaataaaatcGCATCACCTTCTGAATCATTACTTAGAGAAGTGAATCAAAGATTGGGTCAATCGTACCTTCAGGAGTCAGAAATCCCAACCAATGTGTACActtctttgaaatatgATGAGGATTATGCAGGTTTAGAAGAACTAGAAGGTTTGTCCATTGATCAGGCTCAAGAAATCGCTAAAAATCTCATAAACAAGGCGTTGGAACATTTAAAAAAAGCAGAAGATAAAGAAGAACCTGAATCATGGGTTAACATAGCTGAAGCTATGATCACTTTGGGTAATTTATACGATTTAGACTCAAAAGAGCAGGAGAAATTGTACGATGAAGCTGagacaattttgaaaaaagcTAATAATGCAACTAATGGAAGATATCAAGACGTGTTGGAGAATCTTTTagcaaattga
- a CDS encoding adhesin-like protein → MKVTIRLSTESSFQVTIPDNSTVEDLRNSVKVASPSPLPKEFKLIYNGQKLQPHNESLSSLNMKPENESIQVILMAQSTDTPPISPQVSSDNLALSNATPGGSSSNSAAASTTIKKTKKKNKCSFKSCNSTPLRMVGTCSHCQGKFCAKHRLLEDHMCIGLQYCKDDAHESNAMKLQNESTIASRV, encoded by the coding sequence atgaaagTCACAATCAGATTATCCACCgaatcttcttttcaagtTACTATTCCCGACAACTCCACTGTCGAGGATTTGAGAAATAGCGTTAAGGTAGCATCACCTTCACCACTCCCCAAAGagttcaaattgatttataaTGGGCAGAAACTACAACCTCACAACGAGTCATTATCTTCATTGAATATGAAACCAGAGAATGAATCTATACAAGTCATATTGATGGCACAAAGTACCGACACTCCACCAATATCACCGCAAGTTTCATCTGATAATCTTGCTTTGTCCAATGCAACTCCCGGCGGCAGCAGCAGTAACAGTGCAGCCGCTTCGACTACTATCAAgaagacaaagaaaaagaacaagtGTTCTTTTAAGTCTTGTAATTCCACACCTTTGAGAATGGTTGGTACTTGCTCACACTGTCAAGGTAAATTCTGTGCCAAGCATAGATTATTGGAGGACCATATGTGTATCGGTTTACAATATTGCAAGGATGACGCTCACGAGTCAAATGCTATGAAGTTGCAAAACGAGAGTACCATTGCTAGTAGGGTTTGA
- a CDS encoding hypothetical protein (incomplete, gene ends into in a gap in the genome sequence), translated as MSSIYSLSTIAAPQQVIHSSSRKSHASNGHPIDAIELQNIEQTNVPNKVLVSQFDAYTEQFHQIDTSIRRRRPSNSTQSTDESIALMYGNESNPNEFPEGGKEAYLVLAGSFFGLVADFGIPNTLGAIESYVSSNQLSNVSKADVGWIFSLHLGVMYLGGVLFGELFDTYGAKRPLIAGTILMCAGLFCTAECKTLYQFVLSFSVLTAIGTSIAMSPLIGALSHWFLKKRAMACSIATIGGLLGASCFAIMLQQLYGKIGYKNAIRVLSCICFLCMSCAIILVRERKVRNVGDSGRESVSGDSFEDTEITEEQRNVSFRAGFFDLSHLTQIRDFLRGALDFSILKDLKFASLALGVSLADIVSVTTMTYLGSYALEYNVSETSSYLLLTIINVCGIPSRLLSGIIADKYGRFNMMMCSSVFSTIFVF; from the coding sequence ATGAGCTCAATTTATTCACTATCGACTATTGCTGCTCCTCAACAAGTCATCCATCTGTCGTCTCGCAAGTCCCATGCATCTAATGGCCATCCTATTGATGCCATTGAATTACAGAATATTGAACAAACAAACGTTCCCAACAAAGTCTTGGTGTCACAATTTGACGCTTACACtgaacaatttcatcaaatagaTACGTCGATACGTCGACGTCGGCCTAGCAATTCTACCCAAAGCACTGATGAATCGATTGCATTAATGTATGGTAATGAGTCAAACCCAAATGAGTTTCCCGAGGGCGGGAAAGAGGCATATTTAGTGCTTGCTGGGTCATTTTTTGGATTGGTTGCTGATTTTGGAATTCCAAACACCTTAGGAGCTATTGAATCTTATGTTTCCTCAAACCAATTGAGTAATGTATCTAAAGCCGACGTGGGGTGGATCTTTTCATTGCACTTGGGAGTAATGTATCTCGGCGGTGTTCTTTTTGGGGAATTGTTTGACACATATGGAGCAAAAAGGCCACTAATTGCTGGAACTATTCTCATGTGCGCTGGGTTGTTTTGTACTGCAGAGTGCAAAACATTGTACCAATTTGTATTGAGCTTTTCTGTTTTAACAGCAATTGGTACCAGTATTGCCATGTCACCGTTGATTGGAGCTTTGAGTCATTGGTTTCTCAAGAAAAGAGCAATGGCATGCTCAATCGCTACAATAGGGGGGTTACTCGGTGCATCTTGTTTCGCTATCATGTTGCAGCAGTTATATGGTAAAATAGGATACAAGAATGCGATCAGGGTATTGAGCTGTATATGCTTCTTATGCATGAGTTGTGCTATTATATTAGTTCGGGAAAGGAAAGTCAGAAATGTGGGAGACAGTGGAAGGGAGAGTGTTTCTGGTGACAGCTTTGAAGATACCGAGATCACAGAGGAGCAAAGAAATGTCAGCTTTCGAGCAGGATTCTTTGATTTATCTCACTTGACCCAAATAAGGGACTTTTTGAGAGGAGCATTGGACTTTTCTATATTGAAGGATTTGAAGTTTGCGTCATTGGCATTGGGTGTATCTCTAGCTGATATTGTTTCAGTTACTACAATGACTTACTTGGGATCGTATGCATTGGAGTACAATGTTAGTGAGACACTGTCATACTTGCTATTGACAATCATTAATGTGTGCGGTATCCCTCTGCGATTATTATCTGGTATAATTGCGGACAAATATGGAAGATTCAACATGATGATGTGCTCCTCAGTTTTTTCTACAATATTTGTTTTT
- a CDS encoding Cpr3 peptidyl-prolyl cis-trans isomerase: MDTHFRSIFCRLPKGRKKNCESLLHTAKYHLSPLFAIMFKSTLTRTANSTTSRLFSTTPRVLGTKVFFKTSIDGESQPPIKFELYDDVVPKTAENFKVLATGEKGIGYKGSIFHRIIPQFMLQGGDFETGKGYGGYSPIWGKKFEDENFEKKHNKPGLLSMANAGPNTNGSQFFITTVQTPWLDGHHVVFGEVVDGYDVVKKIESYGTQSGTPTAKIVIEESGVEEE; this comes from the coding sequence ATGGATACTCATTTTAGATCGATCTTCTGTCGGCTTCCAAAGggaaggaaaaaaaattgcgAGTCGTTGCTCCACACAGCAAAATACCATTTATCACCATTATTTGCAATTATGTTCAAATCCACATTAACTAGAACTGCCAACTCTACTACTTCAAGATTGTTCTCAACTACTCCAAGAGTCCTTGGAACAAAagtgtttttcaaaacatcaattgatggaGAATCACAACCACCAATCAAGTTTGAATTATACGATGATGTTGTTCCAAAAACAGCTGAAAACTTTAAAGTTTTAGCAACAGGCGAAAAAGGCATTGGGTACAAAGGATCCATTTTCCACAGAATCATTCCACAATTCATGTTGCAAGGTGgtgattttgaaactggAAAGGGATACGGTGGATATTCTCCTATTTGGGGCAAAaagtttgaagatgaaaatttcGAAAAGAAGCACAACAAACCTGGTTTGTTGTCCATGGCCAATGCTGGTCCAAATACCAACGGAtctcaattttttattaCTACAGTACAAACCCCATGGTTAGATGGCCACCATGTCGTTTTtggtgaagttgttgatggatACGATGTTgttaaaaaaattgaaagttaCGGAACTCAATCAGGAACTCCCACtgcaaaaattgtaattgaaGAATCCGGAGTAGAAGAGGAATAA